A window of Plectropomus leopardus isolate mb unplaced genomic scaffold, YSFRI_Pleo_2.0 unplaced_scaffold19248, whole genome shotgun sequence genomic DNA:
TAGATGTTGTGGAAAGATAAGACAGGATCAAAATGCAgcatatgtttgtttgtgtgttgcctCCTGCTGACAGAAACTGACCTGCTCGCCTGCGTCCTGCAGAATCTCTACGCTTTTGGTGCCTCTCTGTGGCTGAGAtctgtcagtgtgctgtggGTCAAAGCCCCAGGACCTCAGCCTGCTGAGACCCGCCATGGAGCGGCCTGTGGGGTTGATGCGGTGTGCCGGAATCCGAGCAGGTAGATCCCAGGTCCCCTTAAAGTCTGGCCATGCACTGCCCTTCTACAGcatcatacacacatacacacaagagAGTGGAGTCATGCAGAGATTCACAATAACAGTAATTTCTAattaagagagaaaaagaggttgGATGTGCTCTGACCTTTACCACTCCTGGAAGCAAATGTCCTCTGTCATTGGCAATGAAATTGGTGTGACCTTCACGTGTTGTGGGtctctgcgcacacacacgcacacagttaGCTGAACTAAAACATGAAATGCAACCAGTAAAACACACCAGCTGCTGTTATGACGCCATTAAGTCGTTAAGTACCTCTTTTAAGTGCTTCGTCTCGCACCAGTTCTGCAGCCTCTGCGGTTTGAAGGCGCTGTCATACTGAGGATGGAAAGCAAGGAGATGGAAGC
This region includes:
- the cfap126 gene encoding protein Flattop gives rise to the protein MSNYSANQYDSAFKPQRLQNWCETKHLKERPTTREGHTNFIANDRGHLLPGVVKKGSAWPDFKGTWDLPARIPAHRINPTGRSMAGLSRLRSWGFDPQHTDRSQPQRGTKSVEILQDAGEQAQSEEVSSQEEPPSSRQKDEQQDQSS